CCGCATTCCCATGGTGCGCGCCTCACCATAACAACCGCCTCTTCCGGTCCCCAGGCCCAGGCCCAGGCCCAGGCCCTCTCTTCCTCGCTCGGCCTCCATGGAAACTCTCTCAGTCCGCCACCCCTCTCTATTCGCACGGAAACGCCTTCAATTTGCTTCGCTCCACAGCCCCTCTCCAGTTCCCTGATCCGGTTCCCTCCCATTCCAACAAACCCTCGATTTTCCACAGCTTCGTCAATCTCCCCAACTTCATTTCCTTCACCCGATTACTTTCCGGTCCTCTCCTCGCATGGTACCTTCATCTTTTCTTCccattttcttaaatattgtgctgctttatttaattttgaattttgaattttactcAGGATGATCTCCAACGAGTTTTATACTTCTGCAATGGTAGGGCTGGCTCTCTCCGGTGCCACCGATTGGGTGAGTATGAAAATCGAATGTTTATTGCTATCTATGCTGAAACTCAACATTAACAATCACATGCTAAACGTTTGTTTGTCGTTTTCTTGCTATAGCTGGATGGATACGTGGCTAGGAAGATGAAGATCGATTCCGTAGTGGGTTCCTACCTTGATCCCCTTGCTGACAAGGTATTCTCCACTCTCATCTCCCCTTGCATTTGCTTTTTTGTTTCATCTTCGTTCCTTAATGCAGGTCCTTATTGGTTGCGTTGCTCTTGCTATGGTGCATAGAGATCTACTGCATCGTAAGTCCTTCTGCTTGCTGCTTCTGTTTTCTGTATATTTGTGGTTGTGTGGGTTTTTTTTAAACAGTAATTGGCTTaagcatttatcatttttattaagattaaaagaaaaatgagaatcACATCCTCGGTTTATCATAGTATTAGGCCATAGCCATGTGATtgtaatttaaaaccttggcCATAGTTACAAATTTAAGACAAGGATGTGCACACATCTCTTTCTCTTTGAATGGCAACATGTGTAGATTTTTTACATAAGATGTTTCAATGTGAAGCTGGCAATCAGatgcaattttcatttaattatatgttactTGGGGCTTAAATAGCTTAGTGATTTCAGTGGCTGAAAGGATGTGTTGCTTTCAAATATTGTTGCATTATTCGGCATTTATGTTTTGAGAACACTGATATTACTTTGTACTCCATCTATGTTGTGTAAAACTATTCATTTTGGTTTTTCATTTTGAAGCTGGacttgttagtcttgttgtgtTCCGGGACGTCTTCCTCGTTGGTGGCGCAGTATTTCTAAGAGCAAATAGCTTGGGTTGGAAGGTATGAACAATCTGATTCTCAAGTTTTCCATTTTGCTTGAAAAATTGTGTAGTGATCAAGATGAAACCCTTGATGTTGTGTGTTTCTCTCAGTGGGAAAGctggtttgatttttttaaccttGATGGGACCTGCCGCCAAAAGGTTGAACCACTCTTTCTAAGCAAGGTAAGCTTGATGGGTGTTATGAGTTTATCATACAATGCATGATGCTGTCGTGTTGCAGACTCGCTTATGTGTACTACTTGCATCACATGCTTGTCGTGTTGCTCTCCATGATGGATGTTTAGGGATAAGATTCATATGTGCATAGATAGAACATTTAAGAATAGTGGACTTTGATTTCTTAACATGTGCAATGAGTCCAAACTGTTCCTTCAACTAAACGAAATGTTGGAGTTGATTTCTTTTAACATGATTGATTAGTGTAAGCATATCCATTAAAGTAATTAGAGGAATTAGAATATTGTCTATCATCAGCTACAGGACAAAACCTTCAGCCCGTGTGGTCTCAAATTACATTCCCTACCCCTCTTGCAcacatacaaaaacaaataacccCCCAACCCCTGGATAATCCACAAGATTTTTTAAGCATTAGTCACTTTAATTTCTGACTTTACAAAACCTTTACTTTAGTCCCTAACTCTGCAAGACTCCGTTCACTAAAATGCATTTAAAAAGGAAAACGAAAAGCGTATCTAGTCATAGATTAGAGAAGTAGATTATTCTGATTTAGAACCTGTTAGTAGTTTCCCTTCATCTATCATACTTTTTGAGAAGGAATACAAATTTGAACAGGTGAATACAGTGTTCCAATTAGCACTAGTTGCTGCAGCTCTTCTTCAACCAGAGTTTGGAACCCAGGAAACTCAATTATATGTTACTTATTTGAGGTAATCTTGCgtgaattttttatttccctTCTAGCAAGTCTTCCCAGATGTGAACTTGAACCATTTTCTGCTGCAGCTATTTAGTGGCTTCAACAACTGTAGCATCTACTGCAGCATATGGAGCACAATATTTTAGGAGACTGGCTGTAGTATCAAACTCGGTCTAGTTAAGTTTCCATTGAGATGCAGAGGGATCAGGGATCGGCATGAGCAAGGACTTATTGCACAGTAAATTATGGCTAGATTGCACAgtctttgttttcaaactttGCCTTCTAACATAAGCATTAATGTTTCAAATGTTTTCAAGTAGTGGCTGACAAATGTTAGATTATTTTTCCTGCAATTCTATGTTAGAGGAACGTATGAAACGTGTCTTTCTCTTTCAtgccatttgaatttatttgaTCAAGTCACACAACCCAAATTATAACCTGAACATAAATTGCTACAGCGCTACCTATTCTAACAATTTGAAAAGCTTCGATAAAGTCGTACGTTACCAAACTTGACAAGCAACTTCAAACGAAGAATGTAATTATTTTCGtaatgaaatttataaaaaagaaagaaagaaatattttttaaaatagataaaatactgtcattattttttaataaaaactataaaagagaatattttcacaaaaataagaaagtgaTTAATGAcatttaaatatcattttgttTACATTCAAGATATTATACATAGTaatgttattataaaatttttttttttggggggggggcgCAATCCAGTACATAAATTCCTTTCTGGTCTCATTACGTTAGAAATAATACTATAGTTTGTAGGAGAATTGTATAAAGGAAAACATTAATCATCAGTTTATTGTCATTTTCAACTCATAAGGTATGCAGCTAGCCAAAACAACACTGTCTTGCAATGGAGTTCTGTTTCTTGTTTTGGATCTATATATTGAGGGTGTAAAGGGTTTTGGACCACATTTTGTTCTTGGAGGTTGTTCTCTTTATCTGAAGAATTACCACGCCGAGGTCTTCTTCTCTGGAGGTCACTTTTCTCGTTGAGATgataatgatctcttgtttctGAAGGCAACGATTGTGGACTCTCATCACCATCCATCAGCTTACTAAAAAAGCTTCATATGTTAGCAGGCCACCTGAAAAAGGTTGAAGTTGTGAGGGACTTATTTTGCTCCTCTCATGTTCCTGACGGAATAGATTTATGAAAATACTTCTAGCAGATTTTCCTTCATTAACAAGAGAAAACATTATGTGgtcattcaaattttaaatgatcacTGGTAAATTGATTGCCCAAACTAGTTTCCTTCCTGTTCAGTTACCTGATAATTTGTTGTTTTGAGATAGTTCTATGATTGTCTGAATTTATTGTTACTCATTGAGATGAGTTATAAAACTTCAGAAATTTATTGTTCCTGGAAGTTACTCCATAGAACATAAGACATACTAGTACAGTCAGGACCAACGCGTTTTTGGATTATTTAGatataaagaattaataaaaaaaaagatatattatagCAACTGAAATACTGTGAAGCATGAAAGaacaaaaatctatttttagttGTAAAGCAATAAAAATATACCAATAAATGAAGaggtgaaaaagaaagaaaaaaatatgtcagTGATATAGAATTTTAATATGTAAAGATTTATGGGTCATTTCATGAAAGATAGTGCAATAAAgtaaaaatctaaattaattcatatatatatatatatatatatgaattaatttataacGTAAACAAATTAAGAGTTctgaatcaataaaaaaaaataagaatattgattaaaaaaacaaattaatatttgaaaaaaatattattaatttttagatatGAGAAGGACtgatcttgaaaaaaaatttaccttgtgaaaaacaaaaaaattacgtctttattattgaaatattatTGATCTTAGAAATATTTTGTCGCATAACACCTATATAACTT
This region of Glycine max cultivar Williams 82 chromosome 7, Glycine_max_v4.0, whole genome shotgun sequence genomic DNA includes:
- the LOC100813678 gene encoding cardiolipin synthase (CMP-forming), mitochondrial, translated to MVLFRKFLKQILVDNTQTKTKARTFFTSTSTATAFPWCAPHHNNRLFRSPGPGPGPGPLFLARPPWKLSQSATPLYSHGNAFNLLRSTAPLQFPDPVPSHSNKPSIFHSFVNLPNFISFTRLLSGPLLAWMISNEFYTSAMVGLALSGATDWLDGYVARKMKIDSVVGSYLDPLADKVLIGCVALAMVHRDLLHPGLVSLVVFRDVFLVGGAVFLRANSLGWKWESWFDFFNLDGTCRQKVEPLFLSKVNTVFQLALVAAALLQPEFGTQETQLYVTYLSYLVASTTVASTAAYGAQYFRRLAVVSNSV